A portion of the Granulosicoccus antarcticus IMCC3135 genome contains these proteins:
- a CDS encoding carboxymuconolactone decarboxylase family protein produces the protein MSRLSTPEEASLQQETLEALESVRMNGKLAEVYLQFANSEHALRAYLHMEQALAGGSLSKTETEAIKLWVSQQTGCDYCLSVHTFKSKQAGLNAEQQRALRKGEPTGDSRIDCMLKVAQALMQVRGKLPEALLAEARETGLSDENLVDLTMAISTIYFTNLTNHINDSISSLPPAPDLS, from the coding sequence GTGTCCAGATTATCAACCCCTGAAGAAGCCAGCCTCCAGCAAGAGACTCTGGAGGCACTTGAGTCGGTTCGCATGAACGGCAAGCTGGCTGAGGTCTATCTGCAATTTGCCAATAGTGAACATGCATTGCGTGCCTATCTTCATATGGAACAGGCTCTGGCCGGTGGCTCTTTGTCGAAAACCGAAACAGAGGCCATCAAGCTTTGGGTCAGTCAACAGACCGGTTGTGACTATTGTCTGTCCGTACACACATTCAAGAGCAAGCAGGCAGGGCTCAATGCCGAGCAGCAACGCGCTCTTCGCAAGGGCGAGCCAACGGGGGATTCTCGAATCGACTGCATGCTGAAAGTGGCGCAGGCGCTGATGCAGGTGCGGGGTAAATTGCCCGAAGCCTTACTGGCAGAGGCTCGAGAAACGGGCTTGAGTGATGAAAATCTGGTGGACCTGACTATGGCTATATCCACGATCTATTTCACCAACCTGACCAATCACATCAACGACTCTATCTCGTCGCTGCCGCCGGCACCGGATCTTTCCTAA
- a CDS encoding GTPase family protein translates to MNLRSLFRGSTHSAAWYIALVVLLPVFSLSLLGVAWLWQNDRLLQVLAIWLGATLIGYTAFILWSRHREANHSTDLPKQTKTDEAVEQLPDSLDERQDWTEQDRAVWRQVSLIIESRLAEELAWQSLPDESLQLLSAVSSHYHPDIKRSPGGAERSNRLEYRFTLPEALLVLSVASERYRHVILQHIPFAEKVTVASLVTLYSKQQNIKTGYMWFNTARRTLRLANPVAAAIGELKDQFTNRVFDHLSVNVQKDLKRLLLQEVVQVGIDLYSGKLKTSANELQEFRSSAYQQDIQQPAPASEPLRIVIAGQTSAGKSSLVNALADTLEAEVDILPTTDRTVTHRLQLDGAAPMHIIDTVGLNHTIDEPASLMQLAMQADMLLLVVRANQPARAPDQQVWQALQQGFAALPRRRMPPIMLVMTHVDQLTPKALWEPPYALDSDDRKASNIRDALLSATSQIGLPAETPAIPVCLSVDKGRYNVDAVAAQLMMLQDNATLTQLNRRRVERGEQSFSWRERWSQVKRLGQVLGRAAVSSSADKPD, encoded by the coding sequence ATGAACTTGCGCTCTTTGTTCAGAGGCAGTACTCATAGTGCAGCCTGGTATATCGCGCTTGTCGTACTACTGCCGGTTTTCAGCCTGAGCCTTCTTGGCGTTGCCTGGCTGTGGCAAAACGACCGGCTGTTGCAGGTGCTGGCAATCTGGCTGGGGGCGACCCTGATTGGCTATACCGCCTTTATTTTGTGGTCCAGACACCGTGAGGCCAATCACTCGACTGATTTGCCCAAGCAGACGAAAACGGACGAAGCTGTCGAACAACTTCCCGACAGCCTGGATGAAAGGCAAGACTGGACAGAGCAGGATCGCGCCGTGTGGCGACAGGTCAGTCTGATTATCGAGTCACGACTCGCAGAAGAACTTGCCTGGCAGAGTCTTCCTGATGAATCACTGCAGCTACTCTCGGCAGTCTCATCCCACTACCACCCCGATATCAAGCGAAGCCCCGGTGGTGCTGAGCGTTCAAACCGACTCGAATATCGCTTCACTTTACCGGAAGCTCTGCTAGTTCTCTCGGTAGCCAGTGAGCGCTACCGCCACGTCATCCTGCAACACATTCCCTTCGCAGAAAAGGTTACGGTTGCATCGCTGGTTACCCTGTACAGCAAACAACAGAATATCAAGACTGGCTACATGTGGTTCAACACTGCCCGTCGCACTCTGCGCCTGGCAAACCCTGTAGCGGCTGCGATTGGTGAGCTGAAAGATCAGTTCACCAATCGAGTGTTCGATCATCTGAGTGTCAATGTACAGAAAGATCTCAAACGCCTGCTGCTTCAGGAAGTGGTACAGGTGGGAATCGATCTGTACAGTGGCAAGCTGAAGACATCGGCGAACGAGCTGCAGGAATTTCGCAGCAGTGCCTACCAACAGGATATCCAGCAACCGGCACCCGCCTCCGAGCCACTGCGTATTGTCATTGCAGGACAGACCAGTGCAGGAAAATCCTCACTCGTCAATGCACTAGCGGACACACTGGAAGCGGAAGTCGATATTCTGCCAACCACTGACAGAACCGTGACACACCGCCTGCAACTGGATGGGGCTGCCCCCATGCACATCATTGATACTGTCGGCCTGAATCACACAATCGACGAACCTGCCTCGTTGATGCAACTTGCCATGCAAGCGGACATGTTGCTTCTGGTCGTGCGTGCCAATCAACCTGCACGCGCCCCCGACCAGCAGGTCTGGCAGGCTTTACAGCAAGGTTTTGCGGCTTTGCCCAGAAGAAGGATGCCCCCCATCATGCTGGTAATGACTCATGTCGACCAGCTGACACCCAAGGCGCTCTGGGAACCTCCCTATGCTCTGGACAGTGATGATCGAAAAGCGAGCAACATTCGAGATGCCCTGCTCAGTGCGACAAGCCAGATTGGCCTGCCAGCTGAGACACCGGCAATTCCGGTTTGCCTGTCCGTAGACAAAGGGCGTTACAACGTCGATGCAGTGGCAGCGCAACTCATGATGCTACAAGACAATGCAACCTTGACACAGTTGAATAGACGACGGGTAGAGCGTGGTGAACAGTCCTTCAGCTGGCGCGAGCGTTGGTCACAGGTCAAGCGCCTGGGCCAGGTTCTGGGTCGCGCAGCCGTCAGCAGCTCAGCGGACAAGCCTGATTAG
- a CDS encoding YcjF family protein, with protein MSTLPGWRRWFQALVQPEPSPALEAALSRHRDTLPVLWLLGKTGAGKTSIIQRLTGDSRAEIGNGFEPCTQSSQHYDHPKDAPVMRFLDTRGLGEAHYDPTVDLAAAKGGSHALLVLTRVDDPTQSDIVQALHSLALAADDLAVLHIHTALHTLAADDLERSITFNTQQIATALQGSPTTVRIDFTDPDDGFEDPDVGLNQLRDAITNLVPELARVLMRRDSRDQEETLFLAQRREITGYASAAAAVDLMPAVGLIAVPSLQGKMLHALAGRYDIDWDRRIATEFIAAMGSGFLYRYALSLGGRQLAKFIPVYGQSAGAAAAASISFASTYALGRAACLYLYRRKHNQSLDPEQLRDAFVNAFKEQKNG; from the coding sequence ATGAGTACCTTGCCAGGTTGGCGACGCTGGTTTCAAGCGCTGGTTCAACCCGAACCGAGCCCTGCACTGGAAGCGGCACTGTCGCGTCATCGGGATACTCTGCCGGTACTGTGGCTACTGGGCAAAACAGGTGCCGGCAAGACCTCGATCATCCAGCGTCTGACGGGAGACTCGCGAGCCGAGATAGGTAACGGTTTTGAGCCCTGCACGCAAAGCTCCCAGCACTATGATCACCCAAAAGACGCACCGGTCATGCGATTTCTGGATACACGCGGGCTGGGCGAAGCCCACTATGACCCGACAGTCGACCTGGCCGCCGCCAAGGGCGGTAGTCATGCATTGCTTGTGTTAACCCGAGTCGACGATCCGACACAGTCAGATATTGTCCAGGCACTGCATTCCCTGGCACTGGCAGCCGATGATCTTGCCGTTTTACACATTCACACCGCGCTGCACACCTTGGCAGCAGATGATCTGGAACGCTCTATCACATTCAATACGCAGCAGATTGCCACTGCCCTGCAGGGCTCCCCGACGACAGTGCGCATTGACTTCACTGATCCGGACGATGGTTTTGAAGACCCTGATGTCGGTTTGAACCAACTGCGCGACGCCATTACCAATCTGGTGCCGGAGCTTGCCCGCGTTCTGATGCGACGTGATAGTCGAGATCAGGAGGAAACGCTGTTTCTGGCTCAGCGTCGTGAAATTACTGGCTATGCCAGCGCTGCTGCAGCGGTTGATCTGATGCCAGCTGTGGGCCTGATAGCGGTTCCCAGCTTGCAGGGAAAAATGCTGCATGCGCTGGCGGGTCGTTACGATATCGACTGGGACCGGCGTATCGCCACAGAATTTATCGCAGCGATGGGGAGCGGGTTTCTATACCGCTACGCGCTATCGCTGGGCGGCAGGCAATTAGCCAAATTCATACCTGTCTATGGCCAGAGCGCCGGAGCTGCCGCTGCGGCCAGCATCAGTTTCGCCAGTACCTATGCACTCGGACGCGCCGCTTGCTTGTATCTGTATCGTCGCAAGCACAACCAGTCTCTTGACCCCGAGCAACTGCGCGACGCCTTTGTCAACGCCTTCAAGGAACAGAAAAACGGATGA
- a CDS encoding ABC transporter ATP-binding protein, producing MSFVDRFLGFFEKRISPFPEEPPSRPPGKLVPFLWHYTRDSWVWLLLMGLLSALISVLEISLFSFLGNLVDWLGNRDPATLLSEESGRLAWMALVILVLLPLASFTHSLLLHQTIIGNFVMSVRWKAHRWMLGQSYSFYQDEFAGRVATKVMQTSLAIRDAVLKILDVLVYVGVYFIGAMVLVSSFSVWMMLPFIIWLVLYVLMLRNFMPRLKQISRSQADARSEMTGRVVDSYTNIMTVKLFAHAGHEASYARSSMQTFLGTVHPQFRMVTGLDICLNTLNALLLFSVGSAGLLLWVNGQTGVGALAVGVGLVLRLQGMSNWIMWELSGLFESVGIIYDGMQMLSTRQEIVDKPEADDLDVPAGRIQFEAVGFHYGRDAGIIEALNLDIRGGEKIGLVGRSGAGKTTLTNLLLRLYEVESGRILIDGMDITSVRQESLRQHIGVVTQDTSLLHRSVYENIAYGRRDASRDEVEAAARRANAHDFILDLEDTSGRKGYEAQVGERGVKLSGGQRQRLAIARMFLKDAPILVLDEATSALDSEVEAVIQENLSALMDGKTVIAIAHRLSTIAAMDRLIVMDAGAVVQEGSHTELSTGEGLYAQLWARQSGGFLDLPEVSAEGDNIS from the coding sequence ATGAGCTTTGTGGACCGATTTCTGGGTTTTTTCGAGAAACGAATTTCTCCATTTCCCGAAGAGCCACCCAGTAGACCACCGGGAAAGCTGGTGCCGTTTCTATGGCACTACACGCGTGATTCCTGGGTATGGTTGCTGCTCATGGGGTTGCTTTCAGCCCTGATTTCGGTACTCGAAATCAGCCTGTTCAGCTTTTTGGGCAACCTTGTGGATTGGCTGGGTAATCGTGACCCTGCAACCTTGCTATCTGAAGAATCTGGCAGGCTGGCCTGGATGGCACTGGTCATACTGGTGCTGCTACCTCTGGCCAGCTTTACACATAGCTTGTTACTGCACCAGACGATCATAGGCAATTTCGTCATGTCCGTGCGCTGGAAAGCGCATCGGTGGATGTTGGGCCAGAGCTACTCCTTCTATCAGGATGAGTTTGCAGGCAGAGTTGCCACCAAGGTGATGCAGACCTCATTGGCCATACGTGATGCGGTCCTGAAAATACTGGATGTACTTGTCTATGTCGGTGTGTACTTCATCGGCGCCATGGTGCTGGTGTCCTCCTTCAGTGTCTGGATGATGTTGCCATTCATCATCTGGCTGGTCTTGTATGTGCTCATGTTGCGCAATTTCATGCCGCGCTTGAAACAGATTTCGCGCAGTCAGGCCGACGCTCGTTCTGAGATGACCGGGCGAGTGGTGGATAGTTATACCAATATCATGACGGTCAAACTGTTTGCGCATGCCGGTCACGAAGCTTCTTATGCGCGTAGCAGCATGCAGACATTTCTGGGTACCGTGCACCCGCAGTTCCGGATGGTAACCGGGCTGGACATCTGCCTGAACACTCTGAATGCACTGCTTCTGTTTTCAGTGGGTTCGGCCGGTTTGCTGTTATGGGTAAATGGTCAGACAGGCGTTGGTGCACTGGCCGTGGGTGTTGGGCTGGTTTTACGCCTGCAGGGTATGTCCAACTGGATCATGTGGGAGTTGTCAGGCCTGTTCGAGAGTGTGGGCATCATCTACGATGGCATGCAGATGCTGTCGACTCGACAGGAGATCGTTGACAAGCCGGAAGCCGACGATCTGGACGTGCCTGCCGGACGTATTCAGTTCGAGGCGGTCGGTTTTCACTACGGACGCGATGCCGGCATCATCGAAGCTTTGAACCTGGACATTCGCGGCGGAGAGAAAATCGGTTTGGTGGGACGCTCAGGTGCGGGCAAGACCACTTTGACCAATCTGTTGTTGCGACTCTACGAAGTGGAGAGTGGTCGCATTCTCATAGATGGTATGGACATCACGAGTGTCCGGCAGGAGAGTCTGCGCCAGCATATCGGCGTTGTGACCCAGGATACCTCGCTGTTGCATCGTTCCGTCTACGAAAATATTGCCTATGGCCGACGTGATGCAAGCCGGGATGAAGTAGAGGCTGCTGCCCGGCGTGCCAATGCCCATGACTTCATCCTGGATCTGGAAGATACCTCAGGCAGAAAGGGCTATGAGGCACAGGTGGGGGAGCGAGGTGTCAAGCTCTCCGGAGGTCAGCGACAGCGTCTGGCGATTGCCCGCATGTTTCTGAAAGATGCACCAATTCTGGTTCTGGATGAGGCGACCTCAGCGCTGGATAGCGAAGTGGAGGCCGTTATTCAGGAGAATCTGAGTGCTCTGATGGACGGCAAGACGGTGATTGCAATCGCTCATCGTTTGTCCACCATTGCTGCAATGGACCGATTGATCGTCATGGATGCAGGCGCCGTCGTTCAGGAAGGTTCCCATACCGAACTTTCTACGGGGGAGGGCTTGTATGCACAACTGTGGGCACGTCAATCCGGAGGCTTTCTGGATTTGCCCGAGGTGTCTGCTGAGGGTGACAATATTTCATAA
- a CDS encoding ABC transporter substrate-binding protein, whose translation MTGYNYMKIRHLSAIALTCAVASSTVSAEDLRLGTEGAYPPFNFIDASGEIKGFDVDIGLALCEKIEANCSVVAQDWDGIIPGLLANKYDFIIASMFITDERKKQVDFSDPYYLAAMTHVVAKDSDITEISNEALADMVIGAQSGTTQADYAEATYPDADVRLYPTQDEVNLDMASGRIDMVVGDMLPMLDWVNKADDGACCELIGEPITDPAFVGDGVGIALRQDDDELRERLNGALLEIRADGTYQAINKKYFDIDVYTMK comes from the coding sequence ATGACTGGATATAACTATATGAAAATCAGGCATCTGTCCGCTATCGCTCTGACTTGTGCTGTGGCCTCGTCTACCGTTTCTGCAGAAGATCTGCGACTGGGTACCGAAGGTGCTTATCCTCCGTTCAACTTCATTGACGCCAGTGGCGAAATCAAAGGCTTTGACGTGGATATCGGTCTGGCCTTGTGCGAAAAAATTGAAGCCAATTGCAGCGTTGTCGCTCAGGACTGGGATGGCATCATTCCGGGTCTGCTGGCTAACAAATATGATTTCATCATTGCCTCCATGTTCATCACCGATGAACGCAAGAAACAGGTTGATTTCTCTGATCCCTACTATCTGGCGGCAATGACGCATGTCGTGGCCAAGGATTCTGACATCACTGAGATCTCCAACGAAGCATTGGCAGACATGGTCATTGGCGCGCAGTCCGGTACGACTCAGGCGGACTACGCTGAGGCGACTTACCCGGATGCTGATGTCCGTTTATACCCCACGCAGGACGAAGTGAATCTGGATATGGCCAGCGGTCGAATCGACATGGTCGTAGGTGATATGTTGCCGATGCTTGACTGGGTCAACAAGGCCGATGACGGTGCCTGTTGTGAGCTGATAGGCGAGCCTATTACCGATCCGGCTTTCGTGGGTGACGGTGTTGGCATCGCACTGCGTCAGGACGATGATGAACTGCGTGAGAGACTGAACGGTGCTTTACTTGAGATTCGTGCTGATGGTACTTACCAGGCCATTAACAAGAAATATTTCGATATCGATGTCTACACCATGAAGTAG
- a CDS encoding ABC transporter permease — protein sequence MLELFAFGDTGWGDEILAGLAVTLQLGFAALLLGLCIGFLVAWASLSAKPALRALGFAYSTVMRGLPELLTLFVVYNGVGLLLNNVSAHFFPDANPIDFSPFAAGVVALGMVFGAFSAEVLRGAFNALDGGQSEAGFAVGMSTRQVFLRIKLPQAWRFALPGLGNLWINLLKDTALVSIIALDDLMRMTKVAVGVTKLPFTFYLAAALIYWALCMMSEVGLASLEKRANRGVRKS from the coding sequence GTGCTAGAGCTGTTCGCATTCGGTGATACCGGCTGGGGTGATGAAATCCTGGCCGGGCTTGCTGTCACCCTGCAACTGGGTTTTGCCGCATTGCTGTTAGGGCTTTGCATCGGCTTTCTGGTTGCCTGGGCCTCCTTGTCGGCAAAGCCTGCGCTGCGTGCACTGGGTTTTGCCTACTCAACCGTCATGCGCGGTTTGCCCGAGCTGCTGACTCTGTTCGTTGTCTACAACGGCGTGGGTTTGCTGCTCAACAACGTATCGGCTCATTTTTTTCCCGATGCGAATCCCATTGATTTCAGTCCATTTGCTGCGGGTGTCGTGGCACTGGGCATGGTTTTCGGAGCCTTTTCGGCTGAAGTGCTGAGAGGCGCATTCAATGCACTGGATGGTGGGCAAAGTGAGGCGGGATTTGCTGTGGGCATGTCCACTCGTCAAGTGTTTCTGCGTATCAAATTACCGCAGGCATGGCGTTTTGCCCTGCCGGGCCTGGGCAATCTGTGGATCAACTTGCTCAAGGACACCGCTCTGGTGTCCATCATTGCTCTGGATGATCTGATGCGAATGACCAAGGTGGCAGTGGGTGTGACTAAACTTCCATTCACGTTCTATCTTGCGGCGGCCCTGATCTACTGGGCCTTGTGCATGATGTCCGAAGTCGGGCTTGCCAGCCTTGAAAAGCGGGCTAATCGAGGCGTCAGGAAAAGCTGA
- a CDS encoding ABC transporter permease: protein MDPVSIITSYGPRFLDGTLMTLQLTGLGALMAAFISPFFALLRVSTPTAAQLPLRLYISFIRGTPLLVQLFLVYYGSGQFRPVLQEWGLWGFFRDPFNCALFTFVVNSTAYQTEILRGALMGVDLREVEAGKAIGMSRWRILQRIYFPHAYRIAWPALGNEIILLMKASALASVVTVFDLMGRTRQVFSRTFDFSSYLWAALIYLGITIIFVYVWRQMELRMTRHMQTKSSGAEGKQRHG from the coding sequence ATGGATCCTGTTTCCATTATTACCAGCTATGGGCCGCGATTTCTGGACGGCACACTGATGACACTGCAACTGACGGGGTTGGGCGCCTTGATGGCAGCCTTCATCTCTCCGTTTTTTGCATTGCTGCGAGTCTCGACGCCAACCGCTGCTCAACTGCCCCTACGGCTCTATATCTCGTTCATACGGGGTACTCCGTTGCTGGTGCAACTGTTTCTTGTGTACTACGGCTCTGGCCAGTTTCGACCTGTGCTGCAGGAATGGGGGCTGTGGGGCTTCTTTCGCGATCCCTTCAACTGTGCGCTCTTTACCTTCGTAGTCAATTCAACGGCCTATCAGACGGAAATTCTGCGTGGTGCCTTGATGGGTGTTGATTTACGGGAAGTGGAGGCGGGCAAGGCCATTGGCATGTCGCGATGGCGTATCTTGCAACGTATCTATTTTCCACATGCCTACCGGATCGCCTGGCCAGCTCTGGGAAATGAGATCATTCTGTTGATGAAGGCAAGCGCTCTGGCGAGTGTGGTTACCGTCTTTGATCTGATGGGGCGAACCCGTCAGGTGTTTTCCCGGACATTCGATTTTTCCAGCTATCTGTGGGCCGCCCTTATCTATCTGGGTATCACGATTATCTTTGTTTATGTGTGGCGACAAATGGAGCTACGCATGACCAGGCATATGCAGACCAAGAGCTCAGGAGCTGAAGGCAAACAACGACATGGCTGA
- a CDS encoding ABC transporter ATP-binding protein, protein MADDDIVLKAEQICKSFGALEVLKGVDITARKQDVISILGSSGSGKSTLLRCLNFLEPPTSGKVYLHGEEISVSKQGKLNQKQVERLRSRLGMVFQQFNLWSHRTVLENVMEGPVIVKGESRAVARQRAEMLLDKVGLAERKSMYPSQLSGGQQQRVAIARALAMEPDAILFDEPTSALDPELVAEVLKSMKALAEEGRTMIVVTHEMTFARDVSTHVIFMHEGRILEQGTPEEMFGNPKTEPFRRFIADVS, encoded by the coding sequence ATGGCTGACGACGACATTGTTCTCAAGGCAGAACAGATCTGCAAGTCCTTTGGTGCTCTGGAAGTGCTCAAGGGAGTTGATATAACCGCTCGCAAGCAGGATGTGATCTCCATTCTGGGCTCCTCGGGCTCAGGCAAGAGCACCCTGTTGCGTTGTCTCAATTTTCTTGAACCGCCGACCTCCGGCAAGGTGTATCTGCACGGCGAGGAGATCAGCGTTAGCAAGCAGGGAAAGCTGAATCAGAAGCAGGTAGAGCGATTGCGCAGTCGTCTCGGTATGGTGTTCCAGCAGTTCAACCTGTGGTCACACCGGACCGTTCTGGAAAACGTCATGGAAGGCCCGGTGATCGTCAAGGGTGAGTCCAGGGCAGTTGCCAGGCAGCGCGCAGAAATGCTGCTGGACAAGGTGGGGTTGGCAGAGCGCAAGTCCATGTATCCCTCGCAGCTCTCTGGAGGTCAGCAACAACGTGTCGCCATTGCACGTGCACTAGCCATGGAGCCTGATGCCATCCTGTTTGATGAGCCGACGTCGGCGCTGGACCCTGAGCTGGTGGCAGAGGTGCTCAAGAGCATGAAAGCATTGGCGGAGGAGGGGCGTACCATGATTGTTGTGACCCATGAAATGACTTTCGCCAGGGACGTGTCGACGCATGTGATCTTCATGCATGAAGGCAGAATTCTGGAGCAGGGCACCCCAGAGGAAATGTTTGGTAATCCGAAAACCGAACCGTTCAGGCGGTTTATTGCCGACGTTAGCTGA
- a CDS encoding HNH endonuclease, producing the protein MKRNQKQDHCTLCQRETALTFHHLIPRKLHKRSRFAKKYSREELNQGLMLCRRCHRGIHKLYSEMELGSRLNTEATLREDPMVARHVAWVARQKS; encoded by the coding sequence GTGAAGCGCAACCAGAAACAGGATCACTGCACCTTGTGTCAGCGTGAAACTGCGCTGACCTTCCACCACCTGATCCCCAGAAAACTACACAAGCGCAGTCGCTTTGCAAAGAAGTACTCACGTGAAGAGCTCAATCAGGGGCTGATGCTATGCCGGCGATGTCATCGCGGCATCCACAAGCTCTACAGCGAGATGGAGCTGGGTAGCCGGCTCAATACCGAAGCTACCCTGCGTGAAGATCCGATGGTTGCCAGACATGTGGCATGGGTAGCTCGGCAGAAAAGCTGA